CTGGGTGGTAGAACCCCAGGTCCCTTCAGGATCTGGGTGGTAGAACCCCAGGTCCCTTCAGGATCTGGGTGGTAGAACCCCAGGTCCCTTCAGGATCTGGGTGGTAGAACCCCAGGTCCCTTTAGGATCTGGGTGGTAGAACCCCAGGTCACTTTAGGATCTGGGTGGTAGAACCACAGGTCCCTTTTGGATCCGGGTGGTAGAACCCCAGGTCCCTTTTGGATCCGGGTGGTAGAACCACAGGTCCCTTTTGGATCCGGGTGGTAGAACCCCAGGTCCCTTTCGGAACAGGTCCAACTTTTTGGACCCGTGAAGACCTCTACCTCCAACCTGGATATCTGGAAAACTTGGGATTTTTGTGAAAAGCTACCTGGGTTTTTGCAACCCTAATAGAAATAAAGTTGTATCGTGTTTCAGGTTTCATTCAGGTCTTTGTTTAACACAATAATATGTCTTTGGCAGGAAAGAGACCAGATTCTCACTCCAGTAGGAAGAGATTCTCCGATAGCGGGAAGAGTCCTTCAGGGAAACCAGAACCAGAGACTCCCAAACCAGCAAGACGACACCACTGTTCCcattgtggaaagagttttatgAAGTTACGGAACCTTAAAGAgcatgagagaacacacacggGAGAAAAGCCTTACCAATGTTCccaatgtggaaagagttttaccgtGTTAGTTAACATGAAAaggcatgagagaatacacacaggagaaaaaccTTACCAATGTTCccaatgtggaaagagttttaccttGTTAGTTAACATGAAAaggcatgagagaatacacacaggagaaaaaccTTACCAATGTTCTCAGTGTGGCAAGAGTTTCACCCAGTTAGGGAGCCTGAAAATACATAACAGAATACACTCTGGAAAGAAgtcttaccactgctcccaatgtgggaagagttttaacCTGTTAAAGCACCTGAAATCACATGAAAGAACACATtcaggagagaagcctttccaCTGTTCTCAATGTGGAAAGACATTTTCTCAGTCAGAGGACCTGAAATCCCATGAGAGAATAGAGAGGCTGTGTTCTGACTTGTGTTTCTGACTGATcatttgtgtttttgtttatgCAACTTGAAGTCATATTGTTTTTATGAAACCTTACTCACATAAAATCATTTTTTTTACATGAAACCTAACTCAAAAATATAAATCAAATTGTTGATATGAAACCTTactaacatacaccttagccaaatatatttaaactcagtttttcacaattcctgacattaaatccttgtaaaaatgccctgtcttaggtcagttaggatcaccactttatattaagaatgtgaaatgtcagaataatagtagagagaataatttatttcagctttaattactttcatcacattcccagtgggtcagaagttcacatacactcaattagtatttggtagcattgcct
This portion of the Oncorhynchus keta strain PuntledgeMale-10-30-2019 unplaced genomic scaffold, Oket_V2 Un_contig_349_pilon_pilon, whole genome shotgun sequence genome encodes:
- the LOC127924011 gene encoding zinc finger protein 436-like; its protein translation is MSSLSYSTPAEEEEVCWTEKEEEADTVKQEVEDESVTVKEEANEAFRVKEEEEVTVKEEETVTVKEEEAVTVKEEKEAFRVKEEEDVTVKQEEEEVFGVKMEGEITVTLKEEEEEGQITVTLKEEEEEGQITVTLKEEEEEGQITVTLKEEEEEGQITVTLKEEEEEGQITVTLKEEEEETGDLSNTRKRPDSHSSRKRFSDSGKSPSGKPEPETPKPARRHHCSHCGKSFMKLRNLKEHERTHTGEKPYQCSQCGKSFTVLVNMKRHERIHTGEKPYQCSQCGKSFTLLVNMKRHERIHTGEKPYQCSQCGKSFTQLGSLKIHNRIHSGKKSYHCSQCGKSFNLLKHLKSHERTHSGEKPFHCSQCGKTFSQSEDLKSHERIERLCSDLCF